AGAAGTATGCCGTCAAAATGGTGTCGACGCCTGTACCTTTCTCACAGTCGTCAACTTCCTGACACAAGATGTATCCGCCCCGGTCATGAATGTAGACAAATGTCTGTCTATTGAGGCACTGATCACCTATCTCCATAATGCACACGATTACTTCCTGAACTTCCGTCTTCCGCATCTGCGCAGAAAACTTCTGGAATCGATCGGCGAATGTCCGCAGGACGTTGCTTTCGTTATCCAACGTTTCTTCGATGAATATGCCGAAGAGGTAAACAAACATATGTCATATGAAGAAAAAGTAGTTTTCCCGTATGTCCGTGACCTGCTGAAAGGGATAAAGGATCCGAAATATAACATCTCTATCTTCCGGAAACGGCATGACCAGATAGAAATGAAAATTGTCGAACTGAAGAATATCCTGATCAAATATTACCCGGGACCCGGAAGTAATTTACTGAACAGCGTCTTGTTCGACATCTTTGCTACGGAACAGGACCTGGCTTCCCACAATCATGTGGAAGACTATCTTTTCATGCCTGCCATACTTGCATTAGAAAAAACAATTAAATAACAACCTATGAGCGCCTATTTGAAGATCGTTATTGCTGAACCTTCCGCTATTGTCCGTAGCGGCCTGGAGACAATACTGAAACACCTGCCAGGTCTCCGCATCCAGGTATCGGAAATAACTACCATCGAATCGCTTACCGAGGATCTCCGGACACACCAACCGGATATTCTTATCATCAATCCTTCTATTCCGGGTTATTTCACGATCCCTCATTTAAAGGAGATGACCGGATGCCCGGATATGAAGTGCTTCGCGCTGCTTTATACACTCACGGATCATTCCCTTACCCGTTATTATGACGATCAGATCAGCATCTTCGACAGTGCCGACGAACTGAAGCATAAACTGGAACGCCTGCACACAAAAAAAGAAGAGGGCGATGAATCGGATGAACAACAAACATTGAGTACCCGCGAAAAAGAGATTGTCGTCTGTGTGGTCAAAGGCATGACCAACCGTGAAATTGCCGACCGTCTTTTCCTCTCTACCCACACCGTTATTACGCACAGGAGAAATATCGCCCGTAAACTACAGGTACATAGTGCCAGCGCCTTAACGGTTTATGCCATTGTGAACAAGCTGGTAGAGCTTAA
This is a stretch of genomic DNA from Parabacteroides chongii. It encodes these proteins:
- a CDS encoding hemerythrin domain-containing protein; its protein translation is MYKNGKYRETDKMSDLICENYPMVLVMSRFGIALGFGEKNIGEVCRQNGVDACTFLTVVNFLTQDVSAPVMNVDKCLSIEALITYLHNAHDYFLNFRLPHLRRKLLESIGECPQDVAFVIQRFFDEYAEEVNKHMSYEEKVVFPYVRDLLKGIKDPKYNISIFRKRHDQIEMKIVELKNILIKYYPGPGSNLLNSVLFDIFATEQDLASHNHVEDYLFMPAILALEKTIK
- a CDS encoding response regulator transcription factor, translated to MSAYLKIVIAEPSAIVRSGLETILKHLPGLRIQVSEITTIESLTEDLRTHQPDILIINPSIPGYFTIPHLKEMTGCPDMKCFALLYTLTDHSLTRYYDDQISIFDSADELKHKLERLHTKKEEGDESDEQQTLSTREKEIVVCVVKGMTNREIADRLFLSTHTVITHRRNIARKLQVHSASALTVYAIVNKLVELKDINR